From Segatella copri, the proteins below share one genomic window:
- a CDS encoding putative LPS assembly protein LptD, giving the protein MRKQSTIAMLLLAAISCMMVANPGTPDSKKKKKKTEKTETVDSVGDSVFVDSLGNEIKSKLKQADDTTQMDSLQKAIWKHNKVVDDSIRLDSIARKKQGGVDAPVNYQADDSLVYDAKNKVAYLYGNSNVKYTNMDLSSDRISMDMDKSNVKAMGTPDSTAEGGIKGKPVFKMGSDTYDTDTIKFNFKSKKALINNVYTEQEDGFLTGMKSKRDSSGVIYLQHGRYTTCDDPHPDFYISLSRAKVRPGKDVVFGPAYLVVCDVPMPLAIPYGFFPFTKSYSSGFIMPTYGDETARGFYLRDGGYYFAMNDKWDLKLLGEIYTKGSWGLSAASNYRKRYKYSGSFFFSYQDTKNGDKGMPDFTEQESFKLQWSHRQDSKANPYSSLSASVNFATSSYERNNLNSLYNPQTMTQSTRTSSVNWSTSFSSIGMTLSSTANLSQNMRNSSIAMTLPDLNISISRFYPFRRKKMVGDEKWYEKIAMSYTGHISNSINTKEDKLMHSSLIKDWRNGWQHQIPVSATFTLFKYLNVNPSFNFTDRMYTNKVERSWDEASQTEKCDTIYGFNNVYNWNMSVGLSTKLYGFYIPSRKLFGDKIQAVRHVFTPTVSFSYAPDFGASRYGYWDTYQKTDADGNVSLVSYSKYANALYGAPGKGKSGNISFTLGNNIEMKVKSDKDSTGYKKLSIIDAFDIKMSYNTAAKVRPWSDMNINLRLKWWKNYTFNMNAVFATYAYELDDQNNVYVGTHTEWGKGRFGRFQGMSQNFSFTLNPEKLKKLFGGGDDEDDKKNSQRNDDDDEGLDTDIESNVDDSMEKGKTAAKKGGKAETDSDGYMAFKMPWSLTFGYGVTMREDTRREKFNEKTMRYAYKFTQTLNMSGNVRISDGWNISFSSGYDFDNHKISMTTASLARDLHCFNMSCSVVLAPYTSYNFTFRCNAATLTDALKYDKRSGYSNAVQWY; this is encoded by the coding sequence ATGAGAAAACAATCGACGATAGCTATGCTGCTGCTCGCTGCCATCTCGTGTATGATGGTGGCTAACCCAGGTACGCCCGATTCGAAAAAGAAAAAGAAGAAAACGGAGAAGACGGAAACCGTGGACAGCGTGGGTGACAGTGTGTTCGTAGACTCGCTGGGCAACGAAATAAAGTCCAAGCTGAAACAGGCTGACGACACCACGCAGATGGACTCGCTGCAGAAAGCTATATGGAAACATAATAAAGTGGTGGATGACAGTATCCGCCTCGACAGTATCGCCAGAAAGAAACAGGGTGGAGTAGACGCACCGGTTAACTATCAGGCGGACGACTCTCTCGTATACGATGCCAAGAACAAGGTGGCATATCTCTACGGAAACTCCAACGTGAAGTATACCAACATGGACCTCAGTTCCGACCGCATCTCCATGGATATGGACAAGAGCAACGTGAAGGCGATGGGTACACCCGACAGTACGGCAGAGGGAGGCATCAAGGGCAAACCTGTCTTCAAGATGGGTAGCGATACCTACGATACCGACACCATCAAATTCAACTTCAAGAGCAAGAAGGCCCTTATTAATAATGTATATACAGAACAGGAAGACGGATTCCTGACCGGTATGAAGTCGAAACGCGACTCATCGGGTGTCATCTATCTGCAGCACGGCAGGTATACCACCTGCGATGATCCGCATCCCGACTTCTACATCTCGCTCTCCCGAGCCAAGGTAAGACCGGGCAAGGATGTGGTATTCGGACCAGCCTATCTCGTGGTGTGCGATGTGCCTATGCCGCTTGCCATCCCTTACGGCTTCTTCCCGTTCACCAAGAGCTACAGCAGCGGTTTCATCATGCCAACCTACGGCGATGAAACGGCACGAGGATTCTATCTCAGAGATGGCGGATATTATTTCGCCATGAACGATAAATGGGACCTGAAGCTGCTGGGCGAGATTTATACCAAGGGATCGTGGGGACTCTCGGCAGCCAGCAACTACCGAAAGAGATACAAATACTCGGGTTCCTTCTTCTTCAGTTACCAGGATACGAAGAACGGTGACAAGGGAATGCCAGACTTTACCGAGCAGGAGAGCTTCAAACTACAATGGAGCCACCGCCAGGACAGCAAGGCAAACCCATACAGTTCGCTTTCGGCAAGTGTGAACTTCGCCACATCGAGCTACGAACGCAACAACCTCAATTCGCTCTACAATCCGCAGACGATGACGCAGAGTACGCGAACCTCATCTGTTAACTGGAGCACCTCGTTCTCAAGCATCGGTATGACGCTCAGTTCCACCGCCAACCTCTCGCAGAACATGCGCAATTCATCTATCGCCATGACGCTGCCCGACCTCAACATCAGCATCTCCCGCTTCTATCCGTTCAGAAGAAAGAAGATGGTGGGCGATGAGAAATGGTACGAGAAGATAGCCATGAGCTATACGGGACACATCTCTAACAGCATCAATACCAAAGAGGATAAGCTGATGCACAGTTCACTCATCAAGGACTGGCGCAACGGATGGCAGCATCAGATACCGGTGAGCGCTACATTCACGCTCTTCAAATATCTCAACGTGAACCCATCGTTCAATTTCACCGACCGTATGTATACCAACAAGGTGGAGAGATCATGGGATGAAGCCAGCCAAACGGAGAAATGTGATACCATCTATGGTTTCAACAACGTGTATAACTGGAACATGAGCGTAGGTCTCTCTACCAAACTCTATGGCTTCTACATACCAAGCCGCAAGCTCTTCGGAGATAAGATACAGGCTGTGCGCCACGTGTTTACGCCTACGGTGAGCTTCAGTTATGCCCCAGACTTCGGAGCTTCACGCTACGGCTACTGGGACACCTACCAGAAGACCGATGCCGACGGAAACGTATCGCTGGTGAGCTACTCGAAGTATGCCAATGCCCTCTACGGTGCGCCGGGCAAGGGTAAGAGCGGTAATATCTCGTTTACCCTGGGCAACAACATCGAGATGAAGGTGAAGAGCGATAAGGACTCTACCGGATACAAGAAACTCAGTATCATCGATGCGTTCGACATCAAGATGAGTTACAATACCGCAGCCAAGGTTCGCCCTTGGAGCGATATGAACATCAACCTCAGACTGAAGTGGTGGAAGAACTATACCTTCAACATGAACGCCGTGTTTGCCACCTATGCCTACGAGCTGGACGACCAGAACAATGTTTATGTGGGTACCCATACGGAGTGGGGCAAGGGCAGGTTCGGACGATTCCAGGGTATGTCGCAGAACTTCTCGTTCACACTGAACCCGGAGAAGCTGAAGAAACTCTTTGGCGGGGGCGATGATGAGGACGACAAGAAGAACAGCCAGCGCAATGATGATGACGATGAAGGTCTGGATACCGACATCGAAAGCAACGTAGACGACAGCATGGAGAAGGGTAAGACGGCAGCCAAGAAGGGCGGCAAGGCTGAAACGGATTCAGATGGTTATATGGCGTTTAAGATGCCATGGTCGCTGACCTTCGGTTATGGTGTAACGATGCGCGAGGATACGCGAAGAGAGAAGTTCAATGAGAAGACGATGCGCTATGCATACAAGTTTACCCAGACTCTGAACATGAGTGGTAACGTAAGAATCAGTGATGGCTGGAACATCAGTTTCTCATCCGGTTATGATTTTGACAACCACAAGATCAGTATGACCACCGCCAGTCTGGCTCGTGATCTTCACTGTTTTAACATGAGCTGTTCTGTGGTTCTCGCTCCATATACGAGCTACAACTTCACCTTCCGTTGTAACGCAGCCACCCTGACAGATGCGCTGAAATACGACAAGCGCAGCGGTTATTCGAACGCTGTACAATGGTACTAG
- a CDS encoding biotin/lipoyl-binding protein: MKKKIQFSLVYRDMWQSSGKFQPRKDQLAKIAPVIIEMGCFSRVETNGGAFEQVNLLAGENPNDAVRAFCKPFNEVGIKTHMLDRGLNALRMYPVPDDVRALMYKVKAKQGTNITRIFDGLNDVRNIIPSIKWAKEGGMTPQCALCITNSPVHTLEYYMNIADQLIAAGAEEICLKDMAGIGQPAFLGKLTKMIKDKYPEIIIQYHGHSGPGLSMASILEVCNNGADIIDTAIEPLSWGKVHPDVISVISMLKNEGFEVPEINMSAYMKARAMTQEFIDEWLGYFINPGNKIMSSLLLGCGLPGGMMGSMMADLGGMRQTINNIRKKKGEEELSMDDLLIKLFDEVEYVWPRVGYPPLVTPFSQYVKNISLMNLLTMEQGKGRFVMMDDSMWGMILGKSGKIPGTIDPELVELAKKQGREFTDVDAHTLLTNALDDFKKEMDENGWDYGQDDEELFELAMHPEQYRNYKSGQAKKNFLADLQKAKDAKLGTTLTPAQLAEFKHAKADAIVAPVAGQLFWEFQGEGECQPAVEPYIGKEYKEGDAFCYIQAPWGEFETIPAALGGKLVEINAKQGSKVRKGDVIAYIERDAE, from the coding sequence ATGAAGAAGAAAATTCAGTTCAGTCTCGTTTATCGAGACATGTGGCAGAGCTCTGGTAAGTTCCAGCCACGCAAGGATCAGTTGGCTAAAATTGCCCCAGTTATCATTGAAATGGGATGCTTTAGCCGTGTAGAGACTAACGGCGGTGCCTTCGAACAGGTTAACCTCCTGGCAGGTGAAAACCCTAACGATGCCGTACGCGCATTCTGCAAACCTTTCAACGAGGTGGGTATCAAGACTCACATGCTCGACCGCGGATTGAACGCTCTTCGTATGTATCCTGTGCCTGACGACGTGCGCGCCCTTATGTATAAGGTAAAGGCTAAGCAGGGTACCAACATCACACGTATCTTCGACGGACTGAACGATGTGCGCAACATCATTCCTTCTATCAAGTGGGCAAAGGAGGGTGGCATGACTCCACAGTGTGCACTCTGTATCACCAACTCTCCTGTTCATACTCTCGAATATTATATGAACATCGCCGACCAGCTCATCGCTGCCGGTGCAGAGGAAATCTGCTTGAAGGATATGGCAGGTATCGGCCAGCCAGCATTCCTCGGCAAACTCACCAAGATGATTAAGGACAAGTATCCTGAGATCATCATCCAGTATCACGGCCACTCAGGTCCTGGTCTCTCTATGGCTTCTATCCTCGAGGTCTGCAACAATGGTGCCGACATCATCGATACAGCCATCGAGCCATTGTCATGGGGTAAGGTTCACCCAGACGTAATCTCAGTTATCAGCATGCTGAAGAACGAGGGCTTCGAGGTACCTGAAATCAACATGAGCGCTTATATGAAGGCTCGTGCTATGACTCAGGAGTTCATCGACGAGTGGCTCGGCTACTTCATCAACCCAGGTAACAAGATCATGTCTTCATTGTTGCTCGGTTGCGGTCTCCCTGGCGGTATGATGGGTTCTATGATGGCAGACCTCGGCGGTATGCGTCAGACCATCAACAACATCCGCAAGAAGAAAGGTGAGGAAGAGTTGTCTATGGACGACCTGCTCATCAAGCTCTTCGACGAGGTTGAGTATGTATGGCCACGCGTAGGTTATCCTCCATTGGTAACCCCATTCAGCCAGTATGTAAAGAACATCTCACTGATGAACCTCCTCACCATGGAGCAGGGCAAGGGTCGCTTCGTAATGATGGACGACTCTATGTGGGGTATGATTCTCGGCAAGAGCGGTAAGATTCCTGGAACTATCGACCCAGAACTCGTAGAGCTCGCCAAGAAGCAGGGCCGCGAGTTTACCGACGTAGATGCGCACACATTGCTCACCAACGCCCTCGACGACTTCAAGAAGGAGATGGACGAGAACGGTTGGGATTACGGTCAGGACGACGAGGAACTCTTCGAGCTCGCTATGCACCCAGAGCAGTATCGCAACTACAAGAGCGGACAGGCAAAGAAGAACTTCCTGGCCGACCTTCAGAAGGCAAAGGATGCCAAGCTCGGTACAACCCTTACTCCTGCACAGCTTGCAGAGTTCAAGCACGCCAAGGCAGATGCCATCGTGGCACCAGTAGCCGGCCAGCTCTTCTGGGAATTCCAGGGCGAGGGCGAGTGCCAGCCAGCTGTAGAGCCATACATCGGCAAGGAATATAAAGAAGGTGATGCCTTCTGCTATATCCAGGCTCCTTGGGGCGAGTTTGAAACCATCCCAGCTGCATTGGGCGGCAAGCTCGTAGAAATCAATGCCAAGCAGGGCAGCAAGGTGCGCAAGGGCGATGTTATCGCTTACATCGAGCGCGATGCGGAGTAA
- a CDS encoding HDIG domain-containing metalloprotein, whose protein sequence is MNYQAIIDKYYPEDNELRHILITHSQSVARKALQIVSYHPELQLDAQFIEEAAMLHDLGIFMTDAPGIQCFGSQPYICHGRLGAEILRKEGYERHARVCERHTGAGITEAQIIAQNLPLPHQDFLPETMEEKVICYADKFFSKTHLDREKTIEKAEKSLMKFGEEGVKRFQQWERMFE, encoded by the coding sequence ATGAATTATCAAGCTATTATTGATAAGTATTATCCTGAGGATAATGAACTTCGGCATATCCTCATCACACATAGCCAATCTGTAGCGCGAAAAGCGCTACAGATTGTTTCGTATCATCCCGAATTGCAACTCGATGCCCAGTTTATCGAAGAAGCAGCTATGCTCCACGACCTCGGCATCTTCATGACCGATGCCCCAGGCATACAGTGTTTCGGCTCGCAGCCCTACATCTGCCATGGACGACTGGGAGCAGAAATCCTGCGCAAGGAAGGATATGAGCGACATGCCCGCGTATGTGAGCGCCATACCGGTGCAGGCATTACAGAGGCACAGATCATAGCACAGAACCTGCCCCTGCCACATCAGGATTTCCTGCCGGAAACCATGGAGGAGAAGGTGATTTGCTACGCTGATAAATTCTTCAGCAAAACTCACCTCGACCGGGAAAAAACAATTGAGAAAGCAGAAAAAAGTCTCATGAAGTTCGGAGAGGAAGGAGTAAAACGCTTCCAGCAATGGGAACGCATGTTTGAATAG
- a CDS encoding transglycosylase domain-containing protein: MNKIKSLFAWLWQKFRAFCTWYKGLYQGRAWYTKTLVALASCIVAFILYLGAVDINFLWLFGKSPGYFSGILDPQTSEASEIYSADGKLIGKYFNENRTPVEYDEVTPDFFKALVDTEDERFYKHIGIDPIGVFAAAKDALLHHNGRGASTITQQLAKNMFRVRSQYSTGLLGKIPVLRLLIIKSKEWIIAVKLETVFSKKEIITMYANTVDFGSNSYGIKTAAKTYFNTTPKELTTGQAAVLVGMLKATTYYNPRTNPENSLARRNTVLYNMVTHGDLSKDRYNELKDEPIKLDFKVEENYDGQAKYFREAVANYLKDWCKDEGYDLYTSGLKIYTTIDTRMQKYAEDAARKQMKQVQQNFNNHWSIRRTQAGKGNWMGQDPWQDENHNVIPNFIQGIAERQPFYKALIARFPNNPDSVNYYYKEWIHPVKVFDYDKGSITMNMTSEDSIKYMTTFMHCAFVAMEPQTGAVKAWVGDIDFDHWKYDKVTAERQPGSTFKLFVYTEAMNQGLTPCDKRRDEYISMEVYDKKKHEMTTWRPSNANGSFSGDSIPLKSAFAKSINSVAVRLGQEMGIKRIIETAKKMGINSPLDDTPSLALGSSDVNLLEMACAYSTIANNGKHHDPVLVTKIVDHDGKVVYEGPTDSEQVIPYKSAFLMQQLLQGGMKEPGGTSQSLWGYVGNYRDTEFGGKTGTTNNHSDAWFMCVSPKLVVGAWVGGEYRCLHFRTGALGQGSRTALPVCGYFLQSVFGDPAFQQYHGKFDKPQDSDITRDMYICASYAPKPKVDTTKVDSTAFQEEIVLDDEGNPIIREVPAKKAESESANGTATTEEKKEKKKAKPTEQPVNFDDL, from the coding sequence CTGGGCGCAGTAGATATCAACTTCTTATGGCTCTTCGGCAAGTCACCTGGCTATTTCTCAGGCATCCTGGACCCACAGACCTCAGAGGCCTCTGAAATCTATTCGGCTGATGGAAAGCTCATCGGCAAGTATTTCAACGAAAACCGTACTCCGGTAGAATATGATGAGGTAACACCTGATTTCTTCAAGGCACTGGTAGATACCGAGGATGAACGATTCTACAAGCATATCGGTATCGACCCTATCGGCGTGTTTGCTGCTGCCAAGGATGCACTCCTCCATCATAACGGGCGCGGTGCTTCTACCATCACACAGCAGCTGGCGAAGAACATGTTCCGTGTACGTTCGCAATATTCTACCGGTTTGCTGGGCAAGATTCCTGTACTCCGCCTGCTCATCATCAAGAGCAAGGAGTGGATCATCGCGGTTAAACTCGAAACGGTGTTCAGCAAGAAGGAAATCATCACCATGTATGCCAATACGGTAGATTTCGGTAGCAATTCCTATGGTATCAAAACCGCTGCGAAGACCTACTTCAACACCACCCCTAAGGAGTTGACCACCGGTCAGGCTGCCGTGCTCGTGGGCATGCTCAAGGCTACCACCTACTACAACCCACGCACCAACCCGGAGAACAGTCTTGCACGCCGCAACACCGTATTATATAATATGGTGACACATGGCGATCTCTCAAAAGACAGATACAATGAACTGAAAGATGAGCCTATCAAGCTCGATTTCAAGGTAGAAGAAAACTACGACGGACAGGCTAAATACTTCCGTGAGGCAGTAGCCAACTACCTGAAAGACTGGTGTAAAGACGAAGGTTACGACCTCTATACCAGCGGTTTGAAGATTTATACCACCATCGATACCCGCATGCAGAAGTATGCAGAAGATGCAGCCCGCAAGCAGATGAAACAGGTACAGCAGAACTTCAACAACCACTGGAGCATCCGCCGTACCCAGGCAGGCAAAGGCAACTGGATGGGTCAGGATCCTTGGCAGGATGAGAACCACAACGTGATACCAAACTTCATCCAGGGCATCGCCGAGCGCCAGCCATTCTACAAGGCATTGATAGCCCGCTTCCCTAACAATCCCGACTCAGTAAACTATTACTATAAGGAGTGGATTCACCCGGTTAAGGTATTCGATTATGACAAGGGCAGCATCACGATGAACATGACATCAGAAGACTCCATCAAGTATATGACCACCTTCATGCACTGCGCCTTTGTAGCCATGGAGCCACAGACCGGAGCAGTAAAGGCATGGGTGGGCGATATCGACTTCGACCACTGGAAGTATGACAAGGTTACAGCCGAGCGCCAGCCTGGTTCTACCTTCAAGCTCTTTGTTTATACCGAGGCAATGAATCAGGGTTTAACCCCTTGTGACAAGCGTCGCGACGAATATATCTCTATGGAGGTATACGATAAGAAGAAGCACGAGATGACCACCTGGCGTCCATCCAATGCCAATGGTTCGTTCTCGGGCGACAGCATCCCATTGAAGAGTGCCTTTGCCAAGAGTATCAACTCTGTGGCTGTAAGATTAGGACAGGAGATGGGCATCAAGCGCATCATCGAGACAGCTAAGAAGATGGGTATCAACAGTCCGCTGGATGACACCCCTTCTCTCGCCCTCGGTTCCAGCGATGTCAACCTTCTGGAGATGGCATGCGCCTACAGCACCATTGCTAACAATGGCAAGCACCACGACCCGGTATTGGTTACCAAGATTGTAGACCACGACGGTAAAGTGGTTTACGAGGGCCCTACCGATTCCGAGCAGGTGATACCTTACAAGAGTGCCTTCCTCATGCAGCAGCTCTTACAGGGCGGTATGAAGGAGCCGGGAGGTACATCCCAGAGTCTCTGGGGCTATGTAGGCAACTACCGTGATACCGAGTTCGGTGGCAAGACAGGTACCACCAATAACCACTCCGATGCCTGGTTCATGTGTGTGAGCCCTAAGCTCGTAGTTGGTGCCTGGGTAGGAGGCGAATACCGCTGTCTCCACTTCCGCACCGGAGCCTTGGGTCAGGGATCCAGAACCGCTCTTCCTGTGTGCGGTTACTTCCTCCAGAGTGTCTTTGGCGACCCAGCCTTCCAGCAGTATCACGGCAAGTTTGACAAGCCACAGGACAGCGATATCACCCGCGATATGTACATCTGTGCAAGCTATGCACCAAAGCCAAAGGTAGATACCACCAAGGTAGACAGTACCGCCTTCCAGGAAGAGATCGTTCTCGATGACGAAGGCAACCCTATCATCCGCGAGGTTCCTGCCAAGAAGGCTGAAAGCGAATCTGCCAACGGTACAGCCACCACAGAAGAAAAGAAAGAGAAGAAGAAGGCCAAGCCAACGGAGCAGCCTGTCAACTTCGATGATCTTTAA
- a CDS encoding AAA family ATPase, which yields MIDLDNPELQNALQIIQFTRRSLFLTGKAGTGKSTFLRYIAANTKKKHIILAPTGIAAINAGGSTLHSFFKLPFHPLLPNDSMYSVRNIRNTLKYNSEKIKIIREVELIIIDEISMVRADIIDFLDKILRVYCRNMREPFGGKQLLLVGDIFQLEPVVREDDRRLLSPFYRSSFFFDAKVFEYFKLVSIELKKVYRQSDPVFISILDHIRTSQVPMQDLQRLNQRVGAQLDEGDSKLAITLSTRRDTVDYINDSQLQRLPGEPCLFRGHIQGEFPESSLPTPIELYLKTGAQVIFIKNDIEHQWVNGTLGTIIGFDEDEDAKIYVRTEEGKDVMVEPAAWSNMRYHFNEVEKKIEEEEIGRYEQYPIRLAWAITVHKSQGLTFNQVKIDFTGGVFAGGQTYVALSRCTSLEGISLQEPLRQSDVFVRNDVKQFARHYNDQSTINTALTQSKADKQYHDAVKAFDRGDMQSTLDNFFLAIHSRYDIEQPLAKRFIRKKLNRVNELQAENERLREEIRKKDEEKEKQQKFLKRLATEYVIMGKECEKEGMKEAAIMNYRKALTLYPEHPEAKKRLLKVKK from the coding sequence ATGATTGATCTCGACAACCCGGAGTTGCAGAATGCACTCCAAATCATACAGTTTACCCGTCGTTCGCTTTTTCTTACCGGAAAGGCGGGGACGGGTAAATCTACTTTTTTACGTTATATAGCCGCCAATACCAAGAAGAAACATATCATTCTTGCCCCAACAGGCATTGCGGCCATCAACGCCGGAGGAAGCACGCTCCACAGCTTTTTCAAGCTTCCTTTCCACCCGCTGCTGCCCAACGACAGCATGTATTCCGTCCGCAACATCCGCAACACCCTGAAGTATAATTCAGAGAAGATAAAGATTATACGCGAGGTAGAGCTCATCATCATCGATGAGATCAGTATGGTTCGTGCCGATATCATCGATTTCCTGGACAAGATATTGCGGGTATATTGCCGCAACATGCGAGAGCCTTTCGGGGGCAAGCAGCTGCTTCTGGTGGGCGATATCTTCCAGCTGGAGCCTGTGGTGAGGGAAGACGACCGTCGTCTGCTCAGTCCCTTCTACCGCAGCAGTTTCTTCTTCGATGCCAAGGTGTTCGAATACTTCAAACTCGTGAGCATCGAACTCAAGAAGGTATACCGTCAGAGCGATCCCGTTTTCATCAGCATCCTCGACCATATCCGCACGTCTCAGGTGCCCATGCAGGATCTACAGCGCCTCAACCAGCGTGTGGGAGCCCAGCTCGATGAAGGTGATTCCAAACTTGCCATCACCCTCTCTACACGCCGCGATACGGTAGATTACATCAACGACAGCCAGCTCCAGCGTCTTCCGGGAGAGCCTTGCCTCTTCCGTGGCCACATACAGGGCGAGTTTCCGGAGAGCAGTCTCCCTACCCCTATCGAACTTTACCTCAAGACGGGGGCTCAGGTTATCTTCATCAAGAATGATATCGAGCATCAGTGGGTGAATGGCACGCTGGGCACCATCATCGGTTTTGATGAGGATGAGGATGCCAAGATTTATGTGCGCACCGAGGAAGGCAAGGATGTGATGGTGGAGCCTGCGGCATGGAGCAACATGAGATACCATTTCAATGAGGTTGAGAAAAAGATTGAGGAGGAAGAGATTGGCAGATACGAGCAGTACCCCATCCGTCTGGCTTGGGCGATAACGGTTCATAAGAGCCAGGGGCTCACCTTCAACCAGGTGAAGATTGATTTCACGGGTGGTGTCTTTGCGGGCGGACAGACGTATGTTGCCTTGTCCCGCTGCACCAGTCTCGAGGGCATCAGTCTTCAGGAGCCGTTGCGTCAGAGTGATGTTTTCGTGCGCAATGATGTCAAGCAGTTTGCCCGTCATTACAACGACCAGAGCACCATCAACACTGCGCTTACCCAGAGTAAGGCCGACAAGCAGTATCATGATGCCGTCAAGGCCTTTGACAGGGGCGATATGCAGTCGACTCTCGACAACTTCTTCCTTGCCATCCACAGCCGTTATGACATCGAGCAGCCGCTTGCCAAGCGTTTCATCCGCAAAAAGCTGAACAGGGTGAACGAGCTTCAGGCAGAGAACGAGCGGTTGCGTGAAGAAATAAGAAAGAAGGATGAAGAGAAGGAGAAGCAGCAGAAGTTCCTCAAGCGCCTTGCCACGGAGTATGTGATTATGGGGAAGGAGTGCGAAAAAGAGGGCATGAAAGAGGCTGCCATCATGAATTACCGCAAGGCCCTCACCCTTTATCCTGAGCACCCGGAGGCGAAAAAAAGGCTTTTAAAGGTAAAAAAGTAA